AGCCGACGGAGCAGGGCTCCAGCCCGTCGCGCGGCGACTCGACCGGTATGGGTCTTTTCTGTAGTTCCCTGATCTTTTCCAAGGGCTCGGACAGATAGATCCTGCCACTGGTCCAATCTTCCGAATAACCCTGCAGAATAGCCCCCAGAAGGCGCATGCAGCTCTTTTCGTCGGGAAAGATCCGGATGCTCTTTTCCCTGCGCCGGAGCTCTTCATTGAGCCTTTCAAGCGGGTTGGTGGACTTTATCCTGCTCCAGTGGCCGGCGGGGAAATCCAGATACACGGAAATCTCATGATAAGTGTCGTCCAGCCAGTTCCCAAGCTTTTCTTTGCCCTTGGCTTCGACCACGCCGCACAAGTTCCTCCAGGCAAGTTCAAACGATTCCCTCGTTCTTGATCCCACCAGGTCTTTCAAGAGCGGCAGCAACCATAATAGATCGGTCTTTGACACCTTGCTCTGGGCATTGCGCATCCAGTGGACGATGCAGCGTTGCCTGAGCTGGCCGGGAAAACACTCTTCTATCGATTTGATCAGGCCGTCATGCTCATCGCTGATCCAGAGCTCGCTACGCTCCAAACCACGCTCTTTGAGGCTTTGCAGGAAGTCCTTCCAGTTGTAGTAACTTTCACGGTTACCCAAGTGAAGACCCAAAACATCACGATGGCCGTCTTCCTTCAACCCAATGGCAATCAATACCGCCGTCGGTCGCACACCCTTCTCTGTCCGGATCTTGGTGTAGATCGCGTCAAGCCAGATATAGGCATACCGATTGTCCAACTCCCTGTTCCTCCAAACCTCCACTTCCGCGTCGATCTGCTTCGCGCAACGGCTTACAAAGCTGCGATCAATGTTTGAAAGCCCCAGATCAACGAACAGCTGATTCATCCTGCGGGTTGAGACACCGGCAAAATAGGCCTCGCTGATGATGCTGATCAAGGCCCGGTCCACCCTCTGATATTGCTCCAGGATAGAGGGATAGAAACTGCCGTTCCTGAGCTTGGGAATGTTTACGCTTATAGGCCCCAATCCGGTGCTGAGAGGCTCTTTGCGCTCTCGATAGCCGTTGCGGTAGTTGGTTCTGCTCTCCACGCGCTGATAAGGCTTTGCTCCCAGGATTGTGCTGAGCTCAGCTTCAATGATCCTCTGGATACTGTTTTCAAGCACTTTTACAAAATCTCCCGGTATTATCGACCGAAATAACTTGACCAATTCCGCCTGTTCATCTTTCTTTCGCTTCGGTTGAGTCATGATCGTCTCCTTGTCTTTTAGTTTCGATTAACCATTAAAACAAAGAGCGGGATCTGGCTCAACCTTTTTCTTCATCTGGCGTTACCTATTTTACACCAACCTTTGAGACACTACCTTGTTTAGATAAGCGCCACATTGAATGTATCCATTATCATACGGATCATCGTCCGCATCAATGATTTGTAGATCGTCTAACAACAGTGATTGTAAGTTAAATTCAGTGGGATTCGATCCAATTCTTAAACAATCGGCTCCCTGCCAATCTAGTTGTTGATCACTTATTATTGGTCCGATTTTTAGTATCTTCGCATTAGCTGACTGCAATGCGTAATAGTTAGAAGTTTTGATTATATTGGAACACCATCTGTAGAAGCTGAATAGTCTATATTAACAGGTGCATAATCATAATCGTCATTATCTTGATCAGCATAACTTTCTTTAATCCAAGAAGTTGTTTTATAATTTATAATACCATCAACTCCGTAACACAGTGGTAAATACTGAAGCATCGTCTGAGTTTGATAAGGTGGTCTCATCCATGATCTCCAATGAAATGGTTGTTCGTTTCTATCCCATTTTCCAAAAGACTGCACTATAAAAACATAGTTAATATCTGGGTGCGATTGACACTGCTCAGTGTAATAACGGTAGTTATCTAGCATCTTATCAAGTTTGACTTGAATACCAGTGTACGGATTTTCGGGGTTGTTCCAATCGACTTCTGCTCGAATAGGATAAATATCCACTGCAAGAAATTTAGGATTAGCAGCGTCAATAAAAGCTTTTGGATGCTGATAATAATCTTCAGCACCTTGAGGATTATCAACTTTCTTCTTATCACTCTTTCTATCGTATATAGCAGTAAACATACTTGGATTACCGAAAGAAATCATATTCTGCACAAGACGATAAGAATCAAACTGAGGTTGATTTGGTTCATCAAAGCTATATACTCTTGTAAGATTATCTTGAGTTGCAGCAATTTGTAAATCATCAAGGCGATTGTTGATTTTTGTCGCATTTTGTGTTTGATTTGCAATAAGATCCTGGTGGCAATTATCTTCGACTTCAATGTAGTCAAGTAGTAAATCTGAATTAGCATACCACCAAATTCTGGGGAATATGTTTGACAATACCCAACGTCCTCCTTGATACAGCAGCATATCTGCATTCATTAAGTCTTGTCTGCTGACACGGAGGCAGATGATTTTGTTATTAAAACCATCTGAGTTTAGTGAATCATAATCATATTGATTTATTATTGTTTCATTAGAATGTTCAACTGTAGCAATGTTAGTATGAGGAATAGGAACAAAATTTGACGAAATAGTGTTGTCAATCTAAGGACGACCGCAGATTTCAAACTGCAGCATATTGATAGGATGTGCAATATCTCTGTCGTATTCAGGAAGTCTGAATGCTACTTTAAAATCAAGATAATCATTATCTAACATATAATTGCTAATCGAATCAACGCCAGAATGATGAAAGAAAAATTCCTCATTTAAATACGTGAAAACATTATTAGCTGTGGGAAACCTGTATCTCAAATCGTTGATAGCATATCCTGCCTCATCCTCACTTCTATCGCAGAACCACACTTTGTCTCCAGAAGACGTACTACCTGGGATCTGGCTATTTGGTGATATCATGATGCCCACCCTATCAGAAGGAAGAGAGCAGTAGTAATATTTATCCTTTCTGTCTTGTTCTGGTACTGGGTCACCCATTGATGAGAACTCTGCTTCATACATTTGATAGTTGGATAAAGACATTCCGTATACACCTTCACGATCCGTATTTGTCGGACGAGGGTCCCACGATTTATCAATCAACATTGCATCTTGTTCGTGCAAATCAAAATTATACAACATAGCTGATAAATCTGGGTCAGGATTACTTACATTTGCAATTGCGCTATTATAACCACACTCTTTTAACTCAAAAAATACACCAGGTGAAGCTGCACCATATGGTAGATGAGTTCCATATCCCCAATAAAATTCTGATGCTCTCCAACCTGTATACCCGCCAATAATGAAATTATTCAGTTCAGCAAATTTGGCAAGCATATGTAATGATACAATCATTACCAGTGCCGTGATAATCATTTTTTTCAGCATTTGTCACTCCTTTTATTTTATAGTGAATTTATGGGTGATTAATCTTTTGCTTCCATCCAGGACGGCAATCAGGTATTCTCCAGCGGGACACTTTTTAAGTGTATGAGTCCAGATTTTCCTGCGAATATCTGATCCGGGTATCTTATAGCTATCTATTATCTGTCCTTTGATATTATAAAGAACTGCTTTCAGGTTTCCATTTGTTTTGCTGTAGCCTGCTCCCTGAAAGCAGATATTTAATGTAACGTTACCCTTGGGAATGGGATTAGGGTAAACCGTTATCCCCCAAAGATCATTGTCTTGTGCCGGATTGATATAATCGTCATTGGCAACAGTCGTGTCCTCAAGCTGTGCATTTCCAGCAAAAACAAACACCTTACCGGGCGTAGTTATTTCTCCCGCTTGATGCCAAGGTTGTGATATTGCAACATCACAGTAACCGTCATTATTGAAATCCCCGGTGGCTTTGGCAAAACCAAATTGCTCGAAAACACCGGGTTGTGCCGGAATAACTAAATCTACTGTTCCGTTAAAACTACTTCCCCCTAACCAAATCCAGGATATCCCTGTATCAAAATGATATCCTCGACTGGCGCCAACTATATCCTCATATCCATCATTATTGAAGTCTCCATGAGATACTATTTCACCCTTTGTTGTATATACACTTTCTGTTAATAAGACATCCCATTGCGTAGTTATGTCAGGACCACCAAACCAGACCTTGGCATTTTCATAGATAAAGCTGGTAAAATCATCAATTCCATCACCATTCACATCTCCCAGGGCAGCAGCATAATCCTGAACATAACTATTTGTGTTGGGACAGATAACTACACTGTCCAGCTCAGGAAAAGTATAACTTCCAAAGTGAACACTCAACCTGTTTTGCGACCAATCCGTACTGACAAGTGGATATTTAATATGGTAATCTGAAACCCCGTCTCCATTGACATCACCAATTCCGCTTATCATTATCGCTTCATGAGAGTTAATATTATATAGTTCTCCCATTGTAAAACTGCCACCTAAGATAACCTTTACTTGTTGATCAAAATCATAACCCATTATCAGACCAATATCATCATATCCATCAGCATTTATATCGCCTATCCATCTTAGTTTAATCCCGCATGGGTAAGGAAATTGAAACATAACATCAGGTGTTTCGACAGGTTGTTGGCGTCCAAAAAATATCATAGCTTTCCTGCTAGATCCGGACTTAGCTGTAACTGCCAAGTCTTCAATGCCATCGTTATTCACATCCCCGGCATTGATTATTTCGCAATAACCGTAATTCAGAAGCAAATCTGCTGAGCCAAAGATAGAGAAGTCAGGAATTGTATCAAAATCTACCCCACCCCAATATAGATTGATCCTACCATATCTTTGTAAAGGGTCATAGCTCCCGGTTGGGTTCCAGTTTGATTCCTGGATAGCCAGATCTTTAATGCCATCTCCATTGAAATCCAGGCTTGCCAGACCAACTCCCAACAGAGCACCATAGAAATCGCCAGTTATTGTTGCTATCAAATCCATATGATTTTGAGCATGTAGAATAGCACTACAAAATGTTAATGTCAGCAGAAGCAGGCATGCTTTTTTCATGATAACCTCCTTTTATTCTTGAGTCAAGTGTTCCAATACTGGCTGCAACTTTAAGAAATCATTATGATAATCATGATTAGACATGGAAAATACAACCGTATTGTAATTTGTGTTGTGCAAATATTGGGCTAAATCCATGAAATTTTGATCGTAATCATTACCAGCATACCTTAACTGGTATTGACTGAATGTACCTATTAGAAAGTCGGGCGCCTTGGCCGCCATGATTAAGACGGCTAAGCCCAGGATAATGGATAATAGCATGAAACGTTTCATGGGTTCCTCCTCATTTGATCATGCTAATTTTGGCTGATATTACCAAGTTTCCCAGCTTGACCCGGCAGATGTACACGCCGGAAGCCAGG
Above is a window of Candidatus Syntrophosphaera sp. DNA encoding:
- a CDS encoding IS256 family transposase; amino-acid sequence: MTQPKRKKDEQAELVKLFRSIIPGDFVKVLENSIQRIIEAELSTILGAKPYQRVESRTNYRNGYRERKEPLSTGLGPISVNIPKLRNGSFYPSILEQYQRVDRALISIISEAYFAGVSTRRMNQLFVDLGLSNIDRSFVSRCAKQIDAEVEVWRNRELDNRYAYIWLDAIYTKIRTEKGVRPTAVLIAIGLKEDGHRDVLGLHLGNRESYYNWKDFLQSLKERGLERSELWISDEHDGLIKSIEECFPGQLRQRCIVHWMRNAQSKVSKTDLLWLLPLLKDLVGSRTRESFELAWRNLCGVVEAKGKEKLGNWLDDTYHEISVYLDFPAGHWSRIKSTNPLERLNEELRRREKSIRIFPDEKSCMRLLGAILQGYSEDWTSGRIYLSEPLEKIRELQKRPIPVESPRDGLEPCSVG
- a CDS encoding VCBS repeat-containing protein, translating into MKKACLLLLTLTFCSAILHAQNHMDLIATITGDFYGALLGVGLASLDFNGDGIKDLAIQESNWNPTGSYDPLQRYGRINLYWGGVDFDTIPDFSIFGSADLLLNYGYCEIINAGDVNNDGIEDLAVTAKSGSSRKAMIFFGRQQPVETPDVMFQFPYPCGIKLRWIGDINADGYDDIGLIMGYDFDQQVKVILGGSFTMGELYNINSHEAIMISGIGDVNGDGVSDYHIKYPLVSTDWSQNRLSVHFGSYTFPELDSVVICPNTNSYVQDYAAALGDVNGDGIDDFTSFIYENAKVWFGGPDITTQWDVLLTESVYTTKGEIVSHGDFNNDGYEDIVGASRGYHFDTGISWIWLGGSSFNGTVDLVIPAQPGVFEQFGFAKATGDFNNDGYCDVAISQPWHQAGEITTPGKVFVFAGNAQLEDTTVANDDYINPAQDNDLWGITVYPNPIPKGNVTLNICFQGAGYSKTNGNLKAVLYNIKGQIIDSYKIPGSDIRRKIWTHTLKKCPAGEYLIAVLDGSKRLITHKFTIK